From the Cystobacter ferrugineus genome, the window TGATCGTCATGGTGCCGCTACAGTCGGCATCGAGGGTGTAGGTGCCAGAGTAGGCGCTGCGCGTGATCTCACCATTGGTACTGTCGGTCGCCCAACCGGTAAGGGTCCCGTCCCCGGGGAAGAAATCATGACCGGCCTCTGCGAAGGGGATCTGCTCGGACCCCCTCACGATGTACCCATCGGTGGCATAGACGTAGTGGCCCTTCAGCATGCTCGGCTTGCATTGGGAAATCATCGAAGGCTCCGCCGCGGGAGCCTCGCCAGCTGCCTCGTGCGCAACGCCCAGGAGCCCGGCCGTGAGGACACTTCCCATGACGTACCATTGGAATCGCTTCATGTTCCCCTCCTTCGTTTCGGGCCATCACGGCCCGATGCACAGGGGGGACAGAAGTAGGCACGGCCCGGGTCTGCTCAAATCGGACCTGGGTTGGTCTCGGTCGTGCAGTGATGGATTGCCGAGTACGACCGCGAGCGGAGGAAGGCCTGGCTGGACACCGATGGCGGGTGATTCTCAGGGGATACCGGGCTCCTTGTCGCCCCGCTTTACCCCGAGGGCTTTCAGCTTCTTGTAGAAATGGCCGCGCTCCAGATCCAGCAACCGCGCCGCCTCGGTGACGTTGTCCTGGGTATGCGCGAGCGCGAACAGGAGGATCTCCCGCTCGGCGTCCTCCACCTGCTCGCGGAAGGGGCGGTCCACGCGGGGCCGGAAGCCGCCGCCTGGGGCGCCCGAGGGCATCGCCACGGAGGCGGGGACGCGGGGCGCCTGGGGAGAGGCGGCATCGGAGGGCGCGGGGGGTGGGGCGCCCTTGCTCCGAGGGAGCAGCTCGGCGGCCTCGGCGCCGGTGACGGTGGGGCCCTCGCAGAGGATGGCCAGCCGCTCCACGAGGTTGCGCAGCTCGCGCACGTTGCCCGGGTAGGAATGGGCGGCCATCACCGCGAGGGCATCGGGCGACAGGGACAAGGGGCGGCGGCCATTGCGCGCGCACGCCTCCTTGAGGAAGGTGTCGATGAGGAGGGGGAGGTCCTCGCGCCGCTCGCGCAGCGGGGGCGAGTGAATCTGCACCACGTTGATGCGGTAGTAGAGGTCCTCGCGGAAGCGGCCCGCCTCGATCTCCTTCTCCAGGTTCTTGTTCGTCGCGGCGATGACGCGCACGTCGACCTTGAGCGTCTCGGCGCCGCCCACGCGCTCCAGCTCGCCTTCCTGCAACACGCGCAGCAGCTTGGCCTGCATGGCCTGGGGCATGTCGCCGATCTCGTCCAGGAAGAGCGTGCCCTCGTGGGCGAGCTCGAACTTGCCCCGGCGCATGCTCACGGCGCCGGTGAACGCGCCCTTCTCGTGGCCGAACAGCTCGCTCTCGATGAGCTCGTGTGGCACCGCCGCGCAGTTGAGCTTCACGAAGGGCCCGCCCTTGCGCCGGGAGTTCTGGTGCAGGGCGCGGGCGATGAGCTCCTTGCCGGTGCCGTTCTCGCCGGTGATGAGCACCCGGCCTTCCGAGGGCGCGGTGCGTTGGATGAGGGAGAAGATGTGCTGCATGGCCGGGCCACCGCCCACCATGTCGTAGCGGCCCATCTCCGCGCGCAGGGCGCGCAGCTCTTCCAGGGCGGCCTGGTGCTTGAGCGCGTTGCGCAGGGCCACGAGCATCCGGTCCCGGGCGATGGGCTTCTCCAGGAAGTCGCGCGCCCCCAGTTGGGTGGCCTTCACCGCCGTGTCGATGGTGCCGTGCCCGGACATCATGATGACGGGCAGCTCGGGCTTGAGCTCCATCAGCCGCGCGAGCACGGTGAGCCCGTCCATGTCCGGCATCTTCACGTCCATGAGCACCACGTCCACGGGCCGCGCGGACACCACCTCCAGGGCGAGCTGCCCATGGGCCGCCAGCTCCACGTGGTAGCCCGCGAGCTGCAACGAGGTCTGGAGCGTCAGCAGGATGTTCTTCTCGTCATCGACGATGAGGACGGAGGCGGGCATGAAGGCGCACCTGGGGAGCGGACAGGGGTGGACGTCGCACCGTCTCGTAAATCAGCCAACCCTTCAAGGGGGCCGCGTCTTCCCGGGGTGCTCGTGGACGGCAGGAGGCACGAAACAACAGACAAGATTCCCACGCTGGGGCCGCGTGCTTGTCATTCTTTGCCGCGCGCCTCGCCGCGCCCCATCGGTGACGGGGGCGAACGGCTCCGTACCGCTGGCCTCCTTCGAGTCCGGGGGTCAAGGGAAAAGCGGGCCCTGGTCTGTTTCCCCTGGCGCGGGACGTGCTTCTCTCCACGGGTTGAATGGACGACAAATCGTCCGATTCGCGTGGAAGTGTCCAACAGCAGTGCGTTCTTGCACCTGAAACAGATCGGCAACGAGTGGGCCCGCTCCAGCCGGGGGGCAATGGACAAAAGGCTTTGACTCGATGTTCCAGGGCGGGCTAGAGGCGAGCGCGTTGCCCATCCACTGGATGACATCATTTTTTGGAGGATCAATGCGTCGGATCTCGATGGTCGCGGGGCTCGCCCTCGCCGTGGCCGTACTCACCGGCTGCCCGCCGACCTACCCCAACTGCAAGAGCGACGAGACCTGCCAGGAGAAGGGCGAGGTTTGCGTCAACGGCACGTGCCAGGAGTGCTCCACCGACGCCAACTGCAAGGAGGGCTTCGCGTGCCAGGGGAACAAGTGCGTGCCCAAGGCGCCCGAGTGCTCGCGTGACGAGCAGTGCACGGGCGGGCAGATCTGCGAGGGGGGCAAGTGCTCCGCGCCGCAGTGCACCGCCAAGGCCGACTGCCCGGGAGCCCAGGACTGCCAGAAGGGCCGCTGCGCGCTGCCGCCCGGTGCCTGCAACTCCAGCACGGACTGCGCGGATGGCCAGGAGTGCCAGGACAACAAGTGCGTGGCCGCCTCGGCCCCCCAGGCCCAGTGCAACTGGGAGCCGATCCTCTTCGGCTTCAACGAGTACACCCTGCCCTCCGACGCCCAGGGCCGTCTGGGCGAGCTGGCTCAGTGCATCAAGGACGCGGGCTCGGGCCGGATCGAGCTCGCCGGGCATGCGGACGAGCGTGGCACGGAGGAGTACAACCTCCAGTTGTCCAACAAGCGCGCCGCCTCGGTGCGTAAGTACCTGCTGGACCTCGGGATCCCGGCCAACCGTCTCAAGGCGGTGGGCTACGGGGAGAACCGGCCGGCCGAGCAGGGCGCCACGGAAGAGGCCTGGGCGGCCAACCGTCGCGTCGAGTTCGTTCGCTAGCCATCTTTGAGGTAGGCTGCGCGCGAATGGCCTCGATCGAGACCGAGACACGGCAGTCCTACCTCGTCTTCGCCTGCGGCGGCAGTTGGTATGCCGTGCCCGCCGAGTGCGCGGCGGAAGTGGTCAGCTTTCCGGAGCTGACGCGGGTGCCCGGTGCCGCCGGGCATCTGCTGGGCGTTTTCGCCCACCGCGGGGAGGTCATCCCCGTGGTGGACATCAGCATGTTGGTTTCCGGGGAGCGCGAGCCCACGCGGCGCGCGGTGCTGGTGCGGCTGTCGCGCGGCACCCTGGCGCTGACGGCCAGCCGCGTGGCGGGCGTGTCCCAGGTGGATGGCCGCCTGGAGCCGCTGGGCGCGGGTGGTGTGCACCTGCACCTGCGGGGTCCGGCCCGCAGTGCGCAGCGCGACGTGGCGGTCATCGACCCCGAGGGACTGTTCGATCACCTCAGCCAGGGAGGCTGAGCGATGCGGACGGACAGCCGTATCTCGGGCACGCTCCTGTGCCGTGCGGGCGAGGGCCGCGTGGCGTTCGCCGCGCATGAAGTGGCCTCCATCGAGTCTCCCGAGACGTTCGGTGGCCGGGCGGGCTCGGCCTGCGAGGCGTTCGCGGAGGAGTCTTTTTCCGGACGCATCCTCGTGGCCGCCTCGGGTGAGGCGGTGGGGGTGAACGCGCTGGAGATCGACGCCGAGCCCTTCACGGTATTGCCCGCGCCGGCCCTGCTCGCGCGGGTGGCGGGGGGCAGCTTGAGGGGCTTCATCCAGGTGCGTGGCATGTTGTGGCCGGTGATGTCCCTGGTGGACTTCGGCCGTTTCCTGGCGCCCGGGGAGGCCACGTGAAGGTGCCAGAGGATCTCA encodes:
- a CDS encoding sigma-54-dependent transcriptional regulator, whose amino-acid sequence is MPASVLIVDDEKNILLTLQTSLQLAGYHVELAAHGQLALEVVSARPVDVVLMDVKMPDMDGLTVLARLMELKPELPVIMMSGHGTIDTAVKATQLGARDFLEKPIARDRMLVALRNALKHQAALEELRALRAEMGRYDMVGGGPAMQHIFSLIQRTAPSEGRVLITGENGTGKELIARALHQNSRRKGGPFVKLNCAAVPHELIESELFGHEKGAFTGAVSMRRGKFELAHEGTLFLDEIGDMPQAMQAKLLRVLQEGELERVGGAETLKVDVRVIAATNKNLEKEIEAGRFREDLYYRINVVQIHSPPLRERREDLPLLIDTFLKEACARNGRRPLSLSPDALAVMAAHSYPGNVRELRNLVERLAILCEGPTVTGAEAAELLPRSKGAPPPAPSDAASPQAPRVPASVAMPSGAPGGGFRPRVDRPFREQVEDAEREILLFALAHTQDNVTEAARLLDLERGHFYKKLKALGVKRGDKEPGIP
- a CDS encoding OmpA family protein; amino-acid sequence: MRRISMVAGLALAVAVLTGCPPTYPNCKSDETCQEKGEVCVNGTCQECSTDANCKEGFACQGNKCVPKAPECSRDEQCTGGQICEGGKCSAPQCTAKADCPGAQDCQKGRCALPPGACNSSTDCADGQECQDNKCVAASAPQAQCNWEPILFGFNEYTLPSDAQGRLGELAQCIKDAGSGRIELAGHADERGTEEYNLQLSNKRAASVRKYLLDLGIPANRLKAVGYGENRPAEQGATEEAWAANRRVEFVR
- a CDS encoding chemotaxis protein CheW gives rise to the protein MASIETETRQSYLVFACGGSWYAVPAECAAEVVSFPELTRVPGAAGHLLGVFAHRGEVIPVVDISMLVSGEREPTRRAVLVRLSRGTLALTASRVAGVSQVDGRLEPLGAGGVHLHLRGPARSAQRDVAVIDPEGLFDHLSQGG
- a CDS encoding protein CrdC, translating into MRTDSRISGTLLCRAGEGRVAFAAHEVASIESPETFGGRAGSACEAFAEESFSGRILVAASGEAVGVNALEIDAEPFTVLPAPALLARVAGGSLRGFIQVRGMLWPVMSLVDFGRFLAPGEAT